Proteins from a single region of Desulfobacter postgatei 2ac9:
- a CDS encoding cation-transporting P-type ATPase translates to MQKIHEKLWHSLSLTDVVSELESHESKGLSDQLAKDRAAQFGLNELTRAKGQGVVIRFLLQLKQPLVIILLAASLITLFLAEYVDAGVIFAVVIVNAIIGFIQEDKAMKAIEALSGAMTSEATIIRNGEKKRIQAVQIVPGDLVLLQSGDKVPADLRLIQTRELQIDESALTGESVPVQKEKAVLNSDMPIGDRRNMAYSSTLVTFGSGRGIVVATGDSTEIGRINKLIAATDVLETPLTRKIHDFSGILLYAILAMAAFTFVIGLVRGQDLVDIFMASVALAVGAIPEGLPAAITITLAIGVSRMAKRNAIIRKLPAVETLGSTMIICSDKTGTLTQNQMTVQDIVAGGHRYAISGVGYHAEGEITPGENSFDTTANMSLHALLKAGLLCNDSTLKRDGERWRVEGDPTEGALIVSAMKAGYDLSVLEKEMPRLDTIPFESARQYMATLHDQGEGKPRLLFVKGSIESICLDCATMMGPDGEPDVPTQGAVADWVELMADKGLRVLAFAQKEMPPDTTRITHADVEEGLLFIGLKGMIDPPRPEAIEAVATCQRAGIRVKMITGDHAVTAGAIARQIGLCGDTCSYHTREVLTGLDIGELDDGQLTETADDTAVFARVSPEQKLRLVEALQKKNYVVAMTGDGVNDAPALRKADIGVAMGLAGTEVAKESADMILTDDNFATIKAAVEEGRGVFDNLIKFITWTLPTNGGEGLVILTAIMLGTKLPILPLQILWINMTTALLLGLMLAFEPKESGIMVRPPRDPSMPILTAPLIRRIVMVSLLLVIGSFGFFELEIALTDGNEALARTVAVNMFVFGEMFYLFNCRSMTHPVWTLGLFSNPLLWAGVGIMTLMQMLYTYLPVFNTIFQSAPMGQRQWGLVLLSSLIIFVVVELEKKISRKSIQIKQ, encoded by the coding sequence ATGCAGAAAATTCATGAAAAATTATGGCATAGTCTGTCATTAACGGATGTTGTTTCCGAACTTGAATCTCACGAATCAAAAGGGCTCAGTGATCAGTTGGCTAAGGACCGCGCGGCACAGTTTGGGCTCAATGAACTTACACGCGCTAAAGGACAGGGGGTGGTTATCCGGTTTTTGTTACAATTAAAACAGCCCCTTGTCATTATACTTCTGGCGGCGTCCTTAATTACTTTGTTTCTGGCAGAATATGTCGATGCCGGGGTTATCTTTGCCGTAGTCATTGTCAATGCTATTATCGGTTTTATCCAAGAGGATAAAGCAATGAAGGCTATCGAGGCACTGTCCGGCGCCATGACCAGTGAAGCTACAATCATAAGAAATGGAGAAAAAAAACGAATCCAGGCTGTGCAAATTGTTCCCGGCGATTTAGTCCTGCTGCAATCCGGCGATAAAGTACCGGCCGATCTTCGATTGATCCAAACCAGGGAACTGCAGATAGATGAAAGCGCCCTGACTGGAGAAAGCGTACCTGTTCAAAAAGAAAAGGCCGTGCTAAATTCAGACATGCCCATCGGTGATCGACGAAACATGGCTTATTCCTCCACCTTGGTAACTTTCGGAAGCGGCCGTGGTATTGTTGTTGCTACCGGTGACAGCACAGAGATTGGTCGAATCAATAAGCTTATTGCAGCAACTGATGTTCTCGAGACCCCACTGACCCGAAAAATCCATGACTTTTCCGGTATTCTGCTTTATGCCATTCTGGCTATGGCCGCCTTCACCTTTGTGATCGGTTTGGTGCGTGGTCAGGATTTAGTTGATATATTCATGGCTTCAGTGGCGTTGGCAGTCGGTGCCATTCCCGAGGGTCTGCCCGCAGCCATTACCATTACGCTGGCCATAGGTGTCTCCCGGATGGCAAAACGTAACGCCATCATCCGAAAACTTCCCGCAGTAGAAACCTTAGGCTCTACAATGATAATCTGTTCGGATAAAACCGGAACCCTGACCCAGAACCAGATGACGGTTCAAGATATCGTGGCCGGCGGACATCGCTATGCGATATCCGGCGTGGGTTACCATGCTGAGGGGGAAATTACACCTGGGGAAAACTCATTTGATACCACAGCCAACATGTCGCTTCACGCCCTTTTGAAAGCTGGTCTGCTCTGCAATGACTCTACACTTAAGAGAGACGGTGAAAGATGGCGGGTGGAAGGCGATCCCACCGAGGGCGCCTTGATCGTATCCGCCATGAAAGCAGGGTATGACCTCAGTGTTCTGGAAAAGGAAATGCCACGGCTGGATACGATTCCGTTTGAGTCTGCCCGTCAGTATATGGCGACCCTTCACGATCAGGGAGAAGGAAAGCCCCGATTGCTTTTTGTCAAAGGATCAATTGAAAGCATCTGTTTGGATTGTGCCACAATGATGGGACCGGACGGCGAACCTGATGTTCCAACCCAAGGAGCTGTAGCGGACTGGGTGGAATTAATGGCTGACAAAGGCCTGAGAGTGCTGGCTTTTGCCCAAAAAGAGATGCCTCCTGACACCACCCGCATCACCCATGCCGACGTGGAAGAGGGTCTTCTTTTCATTGGCCTAAAAGGGATGATTGATCCACCCCGACCAGAAGCTATCGAAGCGGTCGCTACCTGCCAAAGAGCTGGAATCCGTGTAAAAATGATCACCGGTGATCACGCCGTCACTGCCGGTGCCATCGCGCGTCAGATCGGACTTTGCGGTGACACCTGTTCATATCATACCCGAGAGGTGTTGACTGGCCTTGATATTGGCGAACTGGATGATGGACAATTGACAGAGACTGCGGATGATACAGCAGTGTTTGCCCGTGTGTCACCGGAACAAAAGCTGCGGCTGGTAGAGGCCTTGCAGAAGAAAAATTATGTCGTGGCCATGACCGGCGATGGGGTCAATGATGCCCCGGCCTTACGCAAGGCTGATATCGGTGTGGCTATGGGTCTTGCAGGTACCGAAGTGGCCAAAGAATCGGCTGATATGATACTCACCGACGATAATTTTGCTACCATTAAAGCCGCTGTGGAAGAAGGCCGAGGGGTGTTTGACAATCTGATTAAATTTATTACCTGGACCCTACCAACTAACGGCGGTGAAGGTTTGGTTATTCTTACCGCCATTATGCTTGGAACTAAGCTGCCTATACTGCCATTGCAGATCCTATGGATTAATATGACCACAGCCCTATTATTGGGGCTGATGCTGGCTTTTGAACCTAAGGAGAGCGGCATTATGGTACGCCCGCCGAGAGATCCGTCTATGCCGATATTAACAGCACCTTTAATTAGACGAATTGTCATGGTCAGTTTACTGCTTGTGATCGGCAGCTTTGGCTTTTTTGAACTTGAAATTGCCCTGACTGATGGTAATGAGGCTCTGGCCCGTACCGTGGCCGTTAATATGTTTGTATTTGGAGAGATGTTTTACCTTTTCAACTGCCGTTCCATGACCCATCCGGTCTGGACGCTGGGACTGTTCAGTAATCCACTGCTCTGGGCCGGTGTGGGTATCATGACTTTAATGCAGATGCTCTATACCTATCTGCCGGTTTTTAACACCATTTTTCAAAGCGCTCCAATGGGGCAGAGGCAATGGGGGCTTGTCTTGTTAAGCAGTCTGATCATCTTCGTTGTGGTTGAACTTGAAAAAAAAATCAGTCGCAAAAGTATTCAAATTAAACAATAG
- a CDS encoding ATP-binding protein — MPRILKYFLWTTPCPLKSEQASLAIIKESGQNASAVVSDLLTISRGIREECQLLNINTKDGYTEQNLSSGEYVMLEVLDVGKGIPEDCLNKIFDPFFSKKKMGRSGSGLGLTIVKNTVLDHQGEIFVASDENGTKFTLLFPALRSELPKTSQPAFIEEIRGCLVAKVL; from the coding sequence TTGCCACGTATCCTGAAATACTTCTTATGGACGACACCCTGTCCCCTAAAATCCGAGCAAGCAAGCCTTGCCATTATTAAAGAATCCGGCCAAAACGCCTCTGCCGTGGTCAGTGACCTCTTAACCATTTCCAGGGGAATCCGGGAGGAATGCCAGCTCCTGAATATCAATACGAAAGACGGGTACACGGAACAGAATCTGTCCTCGGGCGAATATGTGATGCTTGAAGTGCTGGACGTCGGCAAAGGGATACCTGAAGATTGCCTGAATAAAATCTTTGATCCCTTTTTCAGCAAGAAGAAGATGGGAAGGTCCGGCAGTGGTCTTGGCTTGACTATAGTAAAAAATACGGTTCTCGACCACCAAGGAGAAATCTTTGTTGCGTCTGATGAAAACGGAACAAAGTTCACACTGCTGTTTCCTGCCCTTCGCTCGGAGCTGCCGAAGACAAGTCAACCCGCCTTCATTGAGGAAATCAGAGGCTGCTTAGTGGCGAAGGTATTGTAA
- a CDS encoding transposase, translated as MGRKRPFLYFIPKYSPELNLIEILWKHIKYFWLSTSAYKGFEFLKTELNNILASVGKEFTISFS; from the coding sequence ATGGGAAGAAAGAGGCCTTTTCTATACTTTATCCCCAAATATTCACCGGAGTTGAATCTGATTGAAATTTTATGGAAACATATCAAGTACTTTTGGCTATCAACATCTGCTTATAAAGGATTTGAATTTTTGAAAACTGAGTTGAATAATATATTGGCAAGCGTCGGTAAGGAATTTACAATTTCGTTTTCTTAA
- a CDS encoding IS630 family transposase, translating to MRRTGKKFISPIEPLALKWLSLIEFSDEESNRTKLRAQAIRLSNSGYSISQISQICLTTQETVSKWIDGWEKYQFDSLIDKPRSGRTPLIHSEMHDEVIDIVKKNPRQLKSAITEIQEKFGKKVSVKTLKRIIKKKLRWCRGRKSLKSKRNENEFREAQKEIEILKDEDQANIIDLYYFDESGFTGVPEIPYAWQDEDEQLLLPSGKTSRINVLGFLNKQNDFFPCVFDCSVTSDIVTACFDAFSRYITKEPLLFWIMLQYITAPFLNLKLGHGKKEAFSILYPQIFTGVESD from the coding sequence ATGAGACGTACGGGTAAAAAATTTATTTCTCCAATTGAGCCGTTGGCATTAAAATGGCTGTCACTTATTGAATTTTCGGATGAAGAGTCAAACCGTACTAAACTCAGGGCTCAAGCAATCCGATTGAGCAACTCTGGGTATAGTATCAGTCAGATTTCACAAATATGTTTGACCACTCAGGAAACAGTTTCGAAGTGGATTGATGGATGGGAAAAATATCAATTTGACTCTTTAATTGATAAACCACGTTCTGGAAGAACGCCGCTGATCCATAGTGAGATGCATGATGAAGTTATTGATATTGTGAAGAAAAATCCAAGACAACTTAAAAGTGCCATTACTGAAATACAGGAAAAATTTGGTAAAAAAGTCAGCGTAAAAACCCTGAAACGGATTATAAAAAAAAAACTGCGTTGGTGTCGAGGACGGAAATCTCTCAAAAGCAAACGCAATGAGAACGAGTTCAGGGAAGCGCAAAAGGAAATTGAAATCTTGAAAGATGAAGATCAGGCAAATATCATTGACTTGTATTATTTTGATGAATCTGGCTTTACCGGCGTGCCTGAGATTCCATATGCCTGGCAAGATGAGGATGAGCAGCTTTTGCTTCCGAGTGGAAAAACCTCAAGAATCAATGTGTTGGGATTCTTGAATAAGCAAAATGATTTCTTTCCTTGCGTTTTTGACTGCTCAGTTACTTCAGATATTGTAACCGCCTGCTTTGATGCGTTTTCACGTTACATAACAAAAGAACCATTGTTGTTCTGGATAATGCTCCAATACATCACAGCGCCATTTTTAAATCTCAAATTGGGACATGGGAAGAAAGAGGCCTTTTCTATACTTTATCCCCAAATATTCACCGGAGTTGAATCTGATTGA
- a CDS encoding GGDEF domain-containing protein, with amino-acid sequence MSTTLDRFSHQLSAVFGLVFGSSLNRAHAQNKLARHIVALNGKTSPAEIITEVADCLKGILGYRLFAFVNKKNAGVDVWLDPRMYKRSIEDIIIRDFQIKDAKDLTYLNTHKDRGACLEKFNLDSLVHYDHKEENCYSRLYMMPRRPISAFHDDVVRIVLQGCSAALSRQIKIEQLKDAATIDPLTGCYNRRAFEAQLIGHAAAADRHKKPLSVVMFDLDHFKSLNDTYGHLGGDEVLKQVSGLVRRNIRTEDIFARYGGEEFIAILSETDKIHAIELADRLRQKISALRIPFNNRTIRVTASFGVAQLGGDADIVKLVEDADSMLYKAKFNGRNTVMPGLIKVHRDENAQSSILAKVH; translated from the coding sequence ATGAGTACAACGCTTGATAGATTCAGCCATCAATTATCAGCTGTTTTCGGCCTGGTATTCGGATCTTCCCTGAATAGGGCCCATGCACAGAACAAACTGGCCCGCCATATTGTGGCTCTGAATGGAAAAACATCTCCCGCAGAAATTATAACTGAAGTGGCGGACTGCCTGAAAGGTATTCTTGGGTACAGGCTATTTGCCTTTGTGAATAAAAAGAATGCCGGAGTGGATGTCTGGCTGGATCCCAGAATGTATAAACGCTCCATAGAAGATATTATCATAAGAGATTTCCAGATTAAGGACGCCAAGGATCTCACCTATCTCAATACGCATAAAGACCGGGGGGCGTGCCTGGAAAAATTCAATCTGGATTCCCTGGTGCATTACGACCATAAAGAAGAAAATTGTTATTCACGGCTTTATATGATGCCCCGCAGGCCCATCTCCGCATTCCATGATGATGTTGTCCGCATTGTTCTCCAGGGCTGCAGCGCAGCCCTTTCAAGGCAGATTAAGATCGAGCAGCTCAAAGATGCCGCCACCATTGATCCTTTAACCGGCTGCTATAATCGCAGGGCTTTTGAGGCCCAGCTCATAGGCCATGCAGCCGCTGCCGACCGGCACAAAAAACCATTGTCTGTTGTCATGTTTGATCTGGATCATTTTAAATCTTTAAACGATACTTACGGCCACTTAGGCGGCGATGAGGTGTTAAAGCAAGTCAGCGGTCTGGTTCGCCGGAATATACGTACAGAGGATATTTTTGCCAGGTATGGCGGTGAAGAATTTATCGCCATCCTGTCGGAAACCGATAAAATCCATGCCATTGAACTTGCAGACAGACTCAGACAAAAGATTTCCGCATTGCGTATCCCGTTCAATAATCGTACCATACGCGTGACTGCCAGTTTTGGCGTGGCTCAGTTGGGGGGCGATGCCGATATCGTGAAACTGGTTGAAGATGCCGATTCCATGCTTTATAAAGCAAAATTCAACGGACGCAATACGGTTATGCCGGGACTGATAAAGGTGCATAGGGATGAGAATGCACAATCATCGATCCTGGCAAAAGTTCATTGA
- a CDS encoding thermonuclease family protein: MGSPNPDKKTIKKSMRPAIQILVTVLLALSVSQARCDVYSWIDENGIRHFSNVSSPYDKTATQIPESVSSTIDKSNFTVIKVFDGDTVQVQGEDLEFRIRMVAIDAPETGGSKKKGQPYSQQAKKFLERLIQGKKVRLKQYGTGGYNRILAEIFSQDVNINLAMVRQGLAEVYRGKLPKTLDPASYRKAEADARRRRSGMWSQGKAYKSPKTWRKENPW, translated from the coding sequence GTGGGGAGCCCTAACCCTGACAAAAAAACCATAAAGAAATCCATGCGGCCAGCCATTCAAATTCTTGTAACCGTCCTTTTGGCCTTAAGCGTATCCCAGGCCAGGTGTGATGTTTACAGCTGGATCGACGAAAACGGCATCCGGCACTTTTCCAATGTCAGCTCTCCTTATGATAAAACGGCGACGCAAATACCGGAATCCGTCAGTTCCACCATAGATAAATCCAATTTTACGGTCATAAAAGTTTTTGACGGGGATACGGTTCAGGTTCAGGGGGAGGATCTTGAATTTCGAATCCGCATGGTGGCCATTGACGCCCCGGAGACCGGCGGGTCAAAAAAGAAGGGGCAGCCCTATTCCCAACAGGCAAAAAAGTTTTTAGAACGACTCATTCAGGGAAAAAAAGTCCGCTTGAAACAATACGGTACCGGCGGGTACAACCGGATTCTGGCGGAAATTTTTTCCCAGGACGTGAACATTAATCTGGCCATGGTCCGCCAGGGCCTTGCCGAAGTTTACCGGGGTAAATTACCTAAAACGCTTGATCCCGCTTCCTACAGGAAAGCTGAAGCTGATGCCAGACGCAGAAGATCAGGTATGTGGTCACAGGGGAAGGCGTACAAGAGTCCAAAAACATGGCGGAAAGAAAACCCCTGGTAG
- a CDS encoding 50S ribosomal protein L11 methyltransferase: MTLFDRKRALGILNDATARLTARAYIRQISREFSLTPFQAKKVLTSLVQSQDVDYQDLYGSTYVMESFSKPVRITDRFFILPPDIESVAGPNDIDIRIVAGISFGTGHHPTTRLCLAALDRLFFSTGASDHLQGCKAGDIGTGSGVLAIAACLAGMSRCTAWETDPNAVSEACRNVAANGLENRINVIHDIMTPRDLRLSLVMANLRIPTLKQIASDICSILVPGGYLILSGVRAWEMDDLKNYYSTMGFSIDWEREEKMWGALTLTKKP, from the coding sequence ATGACCCTCTTTGACCGGAAGCGAGCCCTGGGTATTCTCAATGATGCCACGGCACGCCTGACAGCCAGGGCTTATATCCGTCAAATCAGCCGGGAATTTTCCCTGACACCATTCCAGGCAAAAAAAGTGCTTACATCCCTTGTTCAGAGCCAGGATGTGGACTACCAGGATTTGTATGGGTCCACCTATGTCATGGAAAGCTTTTCAAAACCGGTCCGGATCACGGACCGGTTTTTTATTCTGCCCCCTGATATTGAAAGCGTTGCAGGCCCAAATGATATAGATATCCGCATAGTCGCCGGCATCTCCTTTGGTACCGGGCATCACCCCACCACCCGGCTTTGCCTGGCCGCCCTGGACAGACTTTTTTTTTCAACCGGGGCGTCAGATCATCTTCAAGGCTGTAAGGCAGGAGATATCGGCACAGGTTCAGGGGTGCTTGCCATTGCCGCCTGCCTTGCAGGCATGTCCCGGTGCACGGCTTGGGAAACAGACCCCAATGCCGTCAGCGAAGCCTGCCGGAATGTTGCAGCCAACGGCCTTGAAAACCGGATAAACGTCATCCACGACATCATGACGCCCCGGGATTTAAGGCTCTCCCTTGTTATGGCCAATTTAAGAATTCCCACCCTTAAACAGATCGCATCTGATATTTGTTCAATTCTGGTGCCCGGCGGATACCTGATTCTTTCAGGGGTGAGGGCCTGGGAAATGGACGACTTAAAAAATTATTACAGCACCATGGGATTTTCCATAGACTGGGAACGGGAAGAAAAAATGTGGGGAGCCCTAACCCTGACAAAAAAACCATAA
- a CDS encoding YkgJ family cysteine cluster protein, whose translation MDLDKHFVKYEAIVSMIDQVFDRVKKEFPKEVFCREKCSDCCYAIFDLTLIEALYLNHKFNEKFSGNEKANLLAIADKTDRALVKMKREAYKKVREGADQIEIVGKMSQERVRCPLLGENNLCLMYEYRPITCRVYGIPTSTAGASHICGRTNFVQGKAYPTLNMDKIYTQLQLLSAELVKDINSTNIRMHELLIPVSMAMVTLFNDEFLGVKKDG comes from the coding sequence ATGGACTTAGATAAACATTTTGTAAAATACGAAGCGATTGTCAGCATGATTGACCAGGTCTTTGACCGGGTTAAAAAGGAGTTTCCCAAAGAGGTGTTCTGCAGGGAAAAATGCTCGGACTGCTGCTATGCCATTTTTGATCTGACCCTGATTGAGGCGCTGTATCTGAATCACAAATTTAATGAAAAATTTTCAGGCAATGAAAAGGCCAATCTGCTTGCCATTGCCGATAAAACAGACCGTGCTTTGGTCAAAATGAAGCGAGAGGCATACAAAAAAGTCAGGGAAGGAGCTGATCAGATTGAAATTGTTGGAAAAATGTCCCAGGAACGGGTCCGCTGTCCCCTTCTGGGGGAAAACAATCTGTGCCTGATGTACGAGTACCGCCCTATTACCTGTCGGGTATACGGGATTCCTACCTCCACGGCAGGCGCTTCCCACATCTGTGGCCGGACCAATTTTGTCCAGGGTAAGGCCTATCCCACCCTGAACATGGACAAAATATACACCCAGCTCCAGCTTTTGTCTGCCGAACTGGTAAAAGATATTAATTCAACCAACATTCGGATGCATGAACTGCTTATTCCCGTATCCATGGCCATGGTTACCCTGTTTAACGATGAATTTCTTGGAGTAAAAAAAGATGGCTGA
- the mnmE gene encoding tRNA uridine-5-carboxymethylaminomethyl(34) synthesis GTPase MnmE, whose translation MTDTIAAIATPFGSGGIGVIRISGPTSFDLAAKIFSKTPADGEKRAPQFISHRVSHGFICDGDTTVDEVLVIPMKAPRSYTAEDVVEIQAHSGTIVLRRILDLLFSLGARPAEPGEFTRRAFLNGRIDLTQAEAVADIINARSDSSLKFAASQNLGVLRQNIRDMISVLTQFLARLEAAIDFPDDAGAFSYTIEDKTTLQSVADNIGSLIQQHKDACFLKTGIRLAICGEPNVGKSSIMNRILEKEKSIVTAIPGTTRDPIEDSLTIEGIPFVIVDTAGIHQTDDLVEIIGIEKARDQIDAADIVLYVIEPGKPFPGKTVSKILPEDKPVFFAINKMDLADKLDIPQLPEKYSDPCPLEVSALTGKGINTLRTKLLETCIGNLEIGNDAVIPNLRHKNALVQALGHMTTMMEGLENGQEEETLALDVKNCIDDLGTITGDTASLDILDAVFNNFCIGK comes from the coding sequence ATGACTGATACAATTGCCGCAATAGCCACCCCGTTTGGAAGCGGTGGCATCGGTGTCATTCGGATTTCAGGACCCACCTCCTTTGATCTGGCTGCTAAAATTTTTTCAAAGACACCGGCCGATGGGGAAAAAAGGGCACCGCAATTTATCTCCCACAGGGTAAGCCACGGCTTTATATGCGACGGAGATACCACGGTTGACGAAGTGCTTGTCATCCCCATGAAAGCCCCGCGTTCCTATACGGCTGAGGATGTTGTGGAGATCCAGGCCCACTCCGGCACCATTGTTCTTCGGCGTATATTAGATCTGCTGTTCAGTCTTGGGGCACGCCCTGCAGAACCCGGAGAATTTACCCGGCGAGCCTTTTTAAACGGCCGTATTGACCTGACCCAGGCCGAAGCTGTGGCAGACATCATTAATGCGCGGTCAGACTCATCCCTTAAATTTGCCGCCTCCCAGAACCTTGGTGTGCTGCGCCAAAATATCCGGGATATGATATCTGTCTTGACTCAGTTTCTGGCCCGACTTGAGGCTGCCATTGATTTTCCCGATGACGCAGGCGCGTTTTCCTACACCATTGAGGACAAAACCACCCTTCAATCCGTTGCAGACAACATTGGGAGTCTTATCCAACAACACAAGGATGCCTGTTTTTTAAAAACCGGCATACGCCTGGCCATCTGCGGGGAGCCCAATGTTGGAAAATCCAGCATCATGAACCGGATTCTGGAAAAGGAAAAATCCATTGTCACGGCCATTCCCGGTACCACCCGGGACCCCATTGAAGACAGCCTGACTATTGAGGGTATTCCCTTTGTCATTGTTGATACGGCGGGTATCCACCAGACAGATGATCTTGTGGAGATCATCGGCATTGAAAAGGCCAGGGATCAGATAGATGCTGCGGATATTGTCCTGTATGTGATTGAACCCGGAAAACCCTTTCCCGGAAAAACCGTATCAAAGATTCTTCCGGAAGATAAGCCGGTCTTTTTTGCCATCAATAAAATGGACCTGGCTGATAAACTTGATATTCCCCAACTGCCCGAAAAATATTCAGACCCTTGCCCCCTCGAGGTTTCCGCGCTCACAGGAAAAGGCATAAATACACTGAGAACAAAACTTCTGGAGACCTGCATCGGCAATCTGGAAATTGGAAATGATGCGGTCATTCCCAATCTGAGGCATAAAAACGCCCTGGTTCAGGCCCTTGGGCATATGACAACGATGATGGAAGGGCTTGAAAACGGTCAGGAGGAAGAGACCCTGGCGCTGGATGTTAAGAATTGTATTGACGATCTGGGAACAATTACCGGAGATACCGCATCTTTGGACATCCTTGATGCTGTTTTCAATAATTTTTGCATTGGTAAGTAA
- the jag gene encoding RNA-binding cell elongation regulator Jag/EloR produces the protein MNQPLEFTGKNVTSAVEAACRQLNIPKKELKYNVISTGTTGIFGIVGRKDARIRVTVPTQKVQPSKEDKEGILSIVDEAFGQSDPKPKPKQSPPATQKPASKPKPLKEKEPQETPESLDKEIQNPENEPLLEDTESLLEDDQLLFEDDEPLLEDDEDTGRWDASPTPRPEKPDKEELPPEPVSQASIDLGVKTVQKMVDLITEDAHVEGITEENKLTLQISGGNTGILIGRKGQTLDAMQFLADKIINRQSEARVRVKVDIEGYMETRKANLKHLALKMAEKAKKTGRPATINQMSAQDRRIVHLALKEDAQVRTQSMGDGYYRRLVIFPKKRNSYRGKKRFKK, from the coding sequence ATGAACCAACCTCTTGAATTTACCGGAAAGAATGTCACATCAGCCGTTGAGGCGGCATGCAGGCAGCTTAACATCCCCAAAAAAGAATTAAAATACAATGTGATCTCAACGGGAACAACCGGTATTTTCGGTATCGTCGGCCGCAAAGACGCCCGGATCCGTGTGACGGTTCCGACCCAAAAGGTACAGCCATCAAAGGAAGACAAAGAGGGCATTCTTTCCATTGTGGATGAGGCCTTTGGCCAGAGCGATCCCAAACCGAAACCCAAACAATCCCCCCCTGCAACCCAAAAGCCGGCATCGAAACCAAAGCCGTTAAAAGAAAAAGAACCGCAAGAGACACCTGAGAGTCTTGATAAAGAAATTCAGAATCCGGAGAACGAGCCGCTACTTGAAGATACTGAGTCTCTACTTGAAGATGATCAGCTGCTATTTGAAGATGATGAGCCGCTACTTGAAGATGATGAAGATACGGGCCGGTGGGATGCCAGCCCGACACCCAGGCCTGAAAAGCCGGACAAAGAGGAACTGCCCCCTGAGCCGGTCTCCCAGGCATCCATTGATCTAGGTGTTAAAACAGTACAAAAAATGGTAGACCTGATCACCGAAGATGCACATGTTGAAGGCATAACCGAGGAGAACAAACTCACTCTTCAAATCAGCGGTGGCAATACCGGCATTCTGATTGGGCGTAAGGGACAGACCCTCGACGCCATGCAGTTTCTTGCGGATAAAATCATCAACCGCCAGAGCGAAGCCCGTGTCAGGGTTAAAGTTGATATTGAAGGCTATATGGAAACCCGGAAGGCAAATCTAAAGCACCTGGCCTTAAAAATGGCGGAAAAGGCCAAAAAAACCGGACGGCCTGCCACCATTAACCAGATGAGTGCCCAGGATCGCCGTATTGTCCACCTTGCCCTAAAGGAAGATGCTCAGGTCCGCACCCAGAGCATGGGTGACGGTTACTACAGACGCCTGGTTATTTTCCCAAAAAAACGCAACTCCTACAGAGGAAAAAAGCGGTTCAAAAAGTAA